From the Microbacterium sp. W4I4 genome, one window contains:
- a CDS encoding glutamate synthase subunit beta, protein MADHKGFLKTTERELPARRPVPVRIMDWKEVYEPTDHTMLRRQASRCMDCGVPFCHSGCPLGNLIPEWNDLTWRDEGSAASDRLHATNNFPEFTGRLCPAPCESACVLGINQPAVTIKRIEQTIADDALENGWVQPQPPERLTGKTVAVVGSGPAGLAAAQQLTRAGHTVVVYERDDRIGGLLRYGIPDFKMEKQLVDARIDQMTAEGTRFRPGVEIGVQLSWSDLRARYDAVLVATGSTVPRELAIPGRDLPGVHFAMDYLVQANRVVAGDEVADQISAKGKHVVVIGGGDTGSDCIGTAHRQGALSVTNLAIGRQPAEERGEHQPWPTQPTLFEIQSSHEEGGERTYLASTVEFLSDESGALRALRVAETAFVDGRRVPQSGTEREIPAELVLIAMGFTGPETHVLGDQDVPAVTGTGNYRRDARFVSSEPGVYVAGDAGRGQSLIVWAIAEGRAAAATIDRDLMGDTVLPSPVAATDVALSVQPA, encoded by the coding sequence GTGGCTGATCACAAAGGCTTTCTGAAGACGACCGAACGCGAACTGCCGGCTCGCCGCCCGGTTCCCGTGCGCATCATGGACTGGAAGGAAGTGTACGAGCCCACAGACCACACCATGCTGCGCCGCCAGGCCAGCCGGTGCATGGACTGCGGCGTGCCCTTCTGCCACTCCGGCTGCCCGCTGGGCAACCTGATCCCGGAGTGGAACGACCTGACCTGGCGCGATGAGGGTTCTGCGGCGAGCGACCGGCTGCACGCCACGAACAACTTCCCGGAGTTCACCGGGCGGCTGTGCCCGGCCCCGTGCGAGAGCGCCTGCGTCCTCGGCATCAACCAGCCCGCTGTCACGATCAAGCGCATCGAGCAGACCATCGCCGACGACGCGCTCGAGAACGGCTGGGTGCAGCCGCAGCCGCCCGAGCGTCTGACGGGAAAGACCGTCGCCGTCGTCGGGTCGGGTCCTGCCGGTCTCGCCGCTGCCCAGCAGCTGACGCGCGCCGGTCACACCGTGGTCGTGTACGAGCGCGATGACCGCATCGGCGGCCTGCTGCGCTACGGCATCCCCGACTTCAAGATGGAGAAGCAGCTCGTCGACGCCCGCATCGACCAGATGACGGCGGAGGGTACGAGATTCCGGCCCGGCGTCGAGATCGGCGTGCAGCTGTCCTGGAGCGACCTGCGGGCACGGTACGACGCCGTATTGGTCGCGACGGGCTCGACCGTTCCCCGTGAGCTGGCGATCCCCGGGCGCGACCTGCCCGGCGTGCATTTCGCCATGGACTACCTCGTGCAGGCCAACCGCGTGGTCGCCGGCGACGAGGTCGCCGATCAGATCTCCGCGAAGGGCAAGCACGTGGTCGTGATCGGCGGCGGCGACACCGGCTCCGACTGCATCGGCACCGCGCACCGTCAGGGCGCGCTGAGCGTGACCAACCTCGCGATCGGGCGTCAGCCCGCCGAGGAGCGCGGTGAGCACCAGCCCTGGCCGACGCAGCCCACGCTGTTCGAGATCCAGTCCTCGCACGAGGAGGGCGGCGAGCGGACCTACCTGGCTTCGACCGTCGAGTTCCTGTCCGACGAGAGCGGGGCGCTGCGTGCGCTGCGTGTGGCCGAGACGGCCTTCGTGGACGGCAGGCGCGTGCCGCAGAGCGGCACCGAGCGGGAGATCCCCGCCGAGCTCGTGCTCATCGCGATGGGCTTCACCGGCCCGGAGACCCACGTACTCGGCGACCAGGATGTGCCCGCTGTCACCGGCACGGGCAACTACCGTCGCGACGCGCGCTTCGTCTCCTCGGAGCCGGGCGTGTACGTCGCCGGCGACGCCGGTCGCGGCCAGTCGCTCATCGTCTGGGCGATCGCCGAGGGCCGCGCTGCGGCCGCGACGATCGACCGCGACCTGATGGGCGACACGGTGCTGCCGAGCCCGGTCGCCGCAACGGATGTCGCACTCAGCGTCCAGCCCGCGTAG
- the pyk gene encoding pyruvate kinase yields the protein MRRAKIVATLGPATSTYETVRALIEAGVDVARLNLSHGDYTVHDANYANVRRAADDAGRPVAVLVDLQGPKIRLGKFEDGPYELAVGDIFKITIEDIVGNREICGTTFKGLPQDVKAGDFLLIDDGKVRVQVVETDGTVVTTKVIVAGAVSNNKGINLPGVAVNVPALSEKDEDDLRWGLRTGADLIALSFVRDASDVERVHEIMAEEGVRVPVIAKIEKPQAVDALEEIVDAFDGIMVARGDLGVELPLEAVPIVQKRAVELARRMAKPVIVATQMLESMISSPVPTRAETSDVANAVLDGADAVMLSGETSVGDYPIVVVETMARIIASTEEHGLERISPLTNKPRTQGGAITLAALEVAEFVEAKFLCVFTQSGDSARRLSRLRSRIPMLAFTPEPGIRRRMALTWGINSTLVDLVQHTDAMFHQVDDYLLGTGLAKEGDRVVVISGSPPGIVGSTNDIRVHKVGDAVGGAAPIYKNGV from the coding sequence TTGAGACGCGCGAAAATCGTGGCCACGCTCGGACCTGCAACCTCGACCTATGAAACGGTCCGTGCACTGATCGAAGCAGGTGTGGACGTTGCCCGGCTGAACCTCAGCCACGGCGACTACACCGTGCATGACGCGAACTACGCCAATGTGCGCCGCGCTGCTGACGACGCCGGACGCCCCGTGGCGGTGCTCGTCGACCTGCAGGGTCCGAAGATCCGCCTCGGCAAGTTCGAGGACGGACCGTACGAGCTGGCCGTCGGCGACATCTTCAAGATCACCATCGAGGACATCGTCGGAAACCGCGAGATCTGCGGCACCACGTTCAAGGGCCTGCCCCAGGACGTCAAGGCCGGCGACTTCCTGCTGATCGATGACGGCAAGGTGCGCGTGCAGGTCGTCGAGACCGACGGCACCGTGGTGACCACCAAGGTCATCGTCGCCGGCGCCGTGTCGAACAACAAGGGCATCAACCTGCCCGGTGTCGCTGTCAACGTCCCCGCACTGAGCGAGAAGGACGAGGACGACCTGCGTTGGGGTCTGCGCACCGGCGCCGACCTGATCGCGCTGTCGTTCGTGCGCGACGCCTCCGACGTCGAGCGCGTGCACGAGATCATGGCCGAGGAGGGCGTGCGCGTCCCCGTCATCGCGAAGATCGAGAAGCCGCAGGCCGTCGACGCACTCGAGGAGATCGTCGACGCATTCGACGGCATCATGGTCGCCCGCGGCGACCTGGGCGTGGAGCTTCCCCTCGAGGCCGTGCCGATCGTGCAGAAGCGTGCAGTGGAACTGGCGCGCCGCATGGCGAAGCCGGTCATCGTCGCCACGCAGATGCTCGAGTCGATGATCTCCAGCCCGGTGCCGACGCGCGCCGAGACCTCCGACGTGGCGAACGCCGTGCTCGACGGTGCGGATGCCGTCATGCTCTCCGGCGAGACCAGCGTCGGCGACTACCCGATCGTGGTCGTGGAGACGATGGCCCGCATCATCGCGTCCACCGAGGAGCACGGTCTGGAGCGCATCTCGCCGCTCACGAACAAGCCGCGCACGCAGGGCGGGGCGATCACGCTCGCGGCCCTCGAGGTGGCGGAGTTCGTGGAGGCGAAGTTCCTCTGCGTGTTCACGCAGTCGGGTGACTCGGCACGCCGCCTGTCGCGGCTGCGCTCGCGCATCCCTATGCTCGCGTTCACGCCCGAGCCCGGCATCCGTCGCCGCATGGCGCTGACCTGGGGCATCAACTCCACTCTGGTCGACCTGGTGCAGCACACCGACGCCATGTTCCACCAGGTGGATGACTACCTTCTGGGCACCGGGCTCGCCAAGGAAGGCGATCGCGTCGTCGTGATCTCCGGGTCGCCTCCCGGAATCGTGGGCTCCACGAACGACATCCGCGTCCACAAGGTCGGGGATGCGGTCGGCGGAGCTGCTCCGATCTACAAGAACGGCGTCTGA
- a CDS encoding ANTAR domain-containing response regulator: MTEEQPEQPTASAPRRVVVAEDESLIRLDIVEILRDNGFDVVGEAGDGETAVQLATELRPDLVVMDVKMPLLDGISAAERLHKANIAPVVLLTAFSQKELVERASEAGALAYVVKPFTPNDLLPAIEIALARHEQIITLEAEVSDMVERFETRKLVDRAKGLLNEKMGLSEPEAFRWIQKASMDRRLTMQDVAKAIIEQLAPKKS; encoded by the coding sequence GTGACCGAAGAACAGCCTGAGCAGCCCACGGCATCCGCCCCGCGACGCGTCGTCGTCGCCGAGGATGAGTCGCTGATCCGCCTCGACATCGTCGAGATCCTGCGAGACAACGGATTCGACGTGGTCGGCGAGGCCGGTGACGGCGAGACCGCCGTGCAGCTGGCGACCGAACTGCGTCCTGATCTGGTCGTGATGGACGTGAAGATGCCTCTGCTGGACGGCATCAGCGCCGCCGAACGGCTGCACAAGGCGAACATCGCGCCCGTCGTGCTGCTGACGGCATTCAGCCAGAAGGAGCTCGTGGAGCGCGCCAGCGAAGCCGGCGCCCTGGCCTATGTGGTCAAGCCCTTCACGCCGAACGACCTGCTGCCCGCGATCGAGATCGCGCTGGCCCGCCACGAGCAGATCATCACGCTCGAGGCCGAGGTCTCCGACATGGTCGAGCGCTTCGAGACCCGCAAGCTCGTCGACCGGGCCAAGGGCCTGCTCAACGAGAAGATGGGCCTCAGCGAGCCGGAGGCCTTCCGCTGGATCCAGAAGGCGTCCATGGATCGCCGACTGACCATGCAGGATGTCGCGAAGGCGATCATCGAGCAGCTCGCCCCCAAGAAGTCCTGA
- a CDS encoding hotdog fold thioesterase, with protein sequence MGALAEKMGIVFTEFAIERSVATMPVEGNTQPVGLLHGGAYVVLGESLGSMAANLHAGPGRLAVGVDINATHTRSATSGVVTGVCTPIHLGRSMAVHEIVVSDDQGRRCSTIRITNMIRDLPA encoded by the coding sequence ATGGGCGCTCTGGCGGAGAAGATGGGCATCGTCTTCACCGAGTTCGCCATCGAACGCAGCGTGGCCACCATGCCCGTGGAGGGCAACACGCAGCCGGTGGGCCTCCTGCACGGCGGCGCCTACGTGGTGCTCGGCGAGTCACTCGGGTCCATGGCGGCGAATCTGCATGCGGGCCCCGGTCGCCTCGCCGTCGGCGTCGACATCAACGCCACGCACACCCGCTCGGCCACCTCAGGCGTCGTGACCGGCGTCTGCACCCCCATCCACCTGGGACGAAGCATGGCCGTCCACGAGATCGTCGTGAGCGACGATCAGGGCCGGCGCTGCTCGACCATCCGGATCACGAACATGATCCGCGACCTTCCCGCCTGA
- the polA gene encoding DNA polymerase I translates to MTDSAKPTLMVIDGHSLAYRAFFALPVENFTTKDNQHTNAIYGFLSMLVNLIKAEKPTHMAIAFDTSRHSFRTDEYPEYKATRSESPQEFRGQVPLLQDCLAAMSITVLTKEGIEADDILATLARQGSEKGYDVLVVSGDRDSIQLVNDEVTLLYPSVQGVSQLKRYDPAAVQERYGVRPEQYPDIAALVGETSDNLPGVPKVGEKTAVKWLTQFGSLDELLERAGEIKGVVGGNLRDHIEDVRRNRRLNRLLNDVELPLGPDELAVAPIDAQAVRDIFARLEFRTLLPRVFEAVGAGDEPVHEAPTVQLPVAVESTAEDVAAWLQGRTTEVAVNLIISGGAISRVGVADGTELRECAWDEQTGVALRPWLESDAAKVLHDAKPQVKALLAADIRLGGLAYDTLLAGWLMRPSLPDKTLGHLVGRYLDETLPEADPTQLVPETDGATPAQEAWFTLRTADAIREAMHESVASVLTDIELPTLLALADMEIAGVAVSHDVLSTFSGELLARTEVLAAEAFELVGREFNLGSPKQLQEVLFEDLQLPKTRKTKTGYSTDAAVLADLQESHPHRFLDLLLQHREATKLRQIIESLDTAIGKNGAFGDDARVHTTYVQTGSQTGRLSSTDPNLQNIPVRTEESRRIRSAFQVGEGYETLLTADYSQIEMRIMAHLSGDEGLIEAFRSGEDLHRFVGSRVFGVEPEEVSSAMRTKVKAMSYGLVYGLSAFGLSKQLRIEQSEAKQLMMEYFARFGAVRDYLRASVMQAKEDGYTETIFGRRRPFPDLSSPNRVLRENAERAALNAPIQGSAADIMKLALFRIHSDLRSAGMQSRVLLQIHDELVVEVGTGEWAAVEKIVRDRMAGAADLTVPLDVQVGRGQDWNEAAH, encoded by the coding sequence GTGACGGACTCCGCAAAGCCTACCCTCATGGTCATCGACGGCCACTCGCTCGCCTACCGGGCGTTCTTCGCCCTTCCGGTCGAGAACTTCACGACGAAGGACAACCAGCACACGAACGCCATCTACGGGTTCCTGTCGATGCTGGTGAACCTCATCAAGGCCGAGAAGCCCACGCACATGGCGATCGCCTTCGACACGTCGCGGCATTCGTTCCGCACCGACGAGTACCCGGAGTACAAGGCCACCCGCTCCGAGTCTCCTCAGGAGTTCCGCGGGCAGGTCCCGCTGCTGCAGGACTGCCTGGCCGCGATGTCGATCACGGTGCTGACGAAGGAGGGCATCGAGGCCGATGACATCCTCGCAACCCTCGCCCGTCAGGGCTCCGAGAAGGGCTATGACGTGCTGGTGGTCTCGGGCGACCGCGATTCGATCCAGCTCGTCAATGACGAGGTCACGCTGCTGTACCCCTCTGTGCAGGGAGTCTCCCAGCTGAAGCGGTACGATCCGGCTGCGGTCCAGGAGCGCTACGGGGTCCGCCCCGAGCAGTACCCGGACATCGCCGCGCTGGTCGGAGAGACCAGCGACAACCTCCCTGGCGTGCCCAAGGTGGGCGAGAAGACGGCCGTCAAGTGGCTCACCCAGTTCGGCAGCCTCGACGAGCTGCTGGAGCGCGCCGGTGAGATCAAGGGCGTGGTCGGCGGCAACCTGCGCGACCACATCGAGGACGTGCGCCGCAATCGCAGGCTGAACCGCCTGCTGAACGACGTCGAGCTCCCCCTGGGGCCGGATGAGCTCGCGGTGGCCCCCATCGACGCACAGGCCGTGCGGGACATCTTCGCGCGGCTCGAGTTCCGCACGCTGCTGCCCCGCGTGTTCGAGGCCGTGGGCGCCGGTGACGAGCCCGTGCACGAGGCTCCGACCGTGCAGCTTCCCGTCGCGGTCGAGTCCACCGCCGAAGATGTAGCCGCCTGGCTCCAGGGGCGCACCACCGAGGTGGCCGTCAACCTGATCATCTCGGGCGGGGCGATCTCCCGCGTGGGGGTCGCGGACGGCACGGAGCTCCGCGAGTGCGCGTGGGACGAGCAGACAGGCGTCGCGCTGCGGCCCTGGCTCGAGTCCGACGCAGCCAAGGTGCTGCATGACGCCAAGCCGCAGGTGAAGGCGCTGCTGGCCGCGGACATCCGTCTCGGGGGCCTGGCCTACGACACGCTCCTTGCCGGCTGGCTGATGCGCCCGAGCCTGCCCGACAAGACCCTCGGACACCTTGTCGGCCGCTATCTGGACGAAACGCTTCCGGAGGCAGACCCGACGCAGCTCGTTCCCGAGACCGACGGCGCCACTCCCGCGCAGGAGGCCTGGTTCACGCTGCGCACCGCCGACGCGATCCGCGAGGCGATGCACGAGTCCGTGGCATCCGTGCTCACCGATATCGAGCTGCCCACGCTGCTCGCCCTCGCCGACATGGAGATCGCCGGGGTCGCGGTCTCGCACGACGTTCTCTCCACCTTCTCCGGTGAGCTCCTCGCACGCACCGAGGTTCTCGCCGCGGAGGCGTTCGAGCTGGTCGGGCGCGAGTTCAACCTGGGGTCGCCGAAGCAGTTGCAGGAGGTGCTGTTCGAGGATCTCCAGCTTCCGAAGACGCGCAAGACCAAGACCGGCTACTCCACGGATGCCGCGGTGCTGGCCGATCTGCAGGAGAGCCACCCGCACCGATTCCTCGACCTGCTGCTGCAGCACCGCGAGGCCACCAAGCTGCGTCAGATCATCGAGTCGCTCGACACCGCCATCGGCAAGAACGGGGCGTTCGGTGACGACGCGCGCGTGCACACCACGTACGTGCAGACCGGCAGCCAGACCGGGCGCCTCTCCAGCACCGACCCGAACCTGCAGAACATCCCCGTGCGCACGGAGGAATCGCGTCGCATCCGCAGCGCCTTCCAGGTGGGCGAGGGCTACGAGACCCTGCTGACCGCCGACTACTCGCAGATCGAGATGCGCATCATGGCGCACCTCTCGGGTGACGAGGGGCTCATCGAGGCATTCCGCTCGGGCGAGGATCTGCACCGTTTCGTCGGCTCTCGGGTGTTCGGCGTCGAGCCCGAAGAGGTCAGCTCGGCCATGCGCACCAAGGTCAAGGCCATGTCCTACGGCCTCGTCTACGGGCTCAGTGCCTTCGGCCTGTCCAAGCAGCTGCGCATCGAGCAGTCCGAGGCCAAGCAGCTGATGATGGAGTACTTCGCGCGCTTCGGCGCCGTGCGCGACTACCTGCGCGCGTCGGTCATGCAGGCCAAGGAGGACGGCTACACCGAGACCATCTTCGGCCGCCGCCGTCCCTTCCCCGATCTCAGCAGCCCGAACCGCGTGCTGCGCGAGAACGCCGAGCGCGCCGCGCTGAACGCGCCGATCCAGGGCAGTGCCGCCGACATCATGAAGCTCGCGCTGTTCCGCATCCATTCCGATCTGCGCTCCGCCGGGATGCAGTCGCGCGTGCTGCTGCAGATCCACGACGAACTCGTGGTCGAGGTCGGCACGGGGGAGTGGGCGGCGGTGGAGAAGATCGTCCGCGACCGGATGGCCGGTGCCGCCGACCTGACCGTTCCGCTGGACGTTCAGGTCGGCCGCGGACAGGATTGGAACGAGGCCGCGCATTAG
- a CDS encoding DUF885 domain-containing protein yields the protein MTAEARTPSAIDDVAERWVDTLVDLSPVLATYIGRNEANGRLDDVSPEGHDRSVAAARAALAELDALEPVDRIDEVTKTDLSAELRLQVELHDAQWHLRDLNVIASAPQDFRQAFDLMPTAQVDDWAVVAERLAAVPDALRGYVDTLREGIRQGVVPARRQVSEVATQIARYSADDGFFAKFTADATPAEGQLPASLARDLADRAGAARLAYDELRSFLIGELAPVASEEDAVGRDLYALNSRRFLGATIDLDETYEWGRDELARMVAEQQSIAEEILPGASVEEAVAHLEADPARKLHGTEALQRWMQETSDRAIAELGASHFDIPEKIRALECMIAPTQEGGIYYTGPTDDFSRPGRMWWSVPEGVTEFDTWRELTTVYHEGVPGHHLQIAQATYNRAELNTWRRVLAGTSGHAEGWALYAERLMQQLGYLDDPADCLGMLDGQRLRALRVVLDIGVHLGKPRLDGDGVWDHDYALEMMRHNVNMSDEFRQFEVNRYLGWPGQAPSYKVGQRIWEQVRDGVHEREGDAFSFKDFHKRALDIGGVGLDTLRNVLLD from the coding sequence ATGACTGCTGAAGCCCGCACCCCGTCCGCGATCGATGATGTCGCCGAGCGCTGGGTGGACACCCTGGTCGACCTGTCGCCGGTACTGGCCACCTACATCGGCCGGAACGAGGCCAACGGACGGCTCGATGATGTCAGCCCGGAGGGCCATGACCGCTCCGTCGCCGCCGCTCGTGCCGCGCTGGCCGAGCTCGACGCGCTGGAGCCCGTCGACCGCATCGACGAGGTCACGAAGACCGACCTGTCGGCCGAGTTGCGCCTGCAGGTGGAGCTGCACGACGCGCAGTGGCACCTGCGCGACCTCAACGTGATCGCCTCGGCGCCGCAGGATTTCCGCCAGGCGTTCGACCTGATGCCGACCGCGCAGGTCGACGACTGGGCGGTCGTCGCCGAGCGTCTGGCCGCCGTGCCCGACGCGCTGCGCGGCTACGTCGACACACTTCGGGAAGGCATCCGTCAAGGCGTCGTCCCCGCACGCCGTCAGGTGAGCGAAGTCGCCACCCAGATCGCGCGTTACAGCGCCGATGACGGCTTCTTCGCCAAGTTCACCGCCGACGCGACGCCTGCGGAGGGGCAGCTTCCTGCCTCGCTGGCACGCGACCTGGCGGACCGTGCGGGCGCGGCGCGCCTCGCCTACGACGAGCTGCGTTCCTTCCTGATCGGGGAACTGGCACCGGTGGCATCCGAGGAGGATGCCGTGGGCCGCGATCTGTACGCTCTGAACTCGCGCCGGTTCCTCGGTGCGACGATCGACCTCGACGAGACCTACGAGTGGGGCCGCGACGAGCTCGCGCGAATGGTCGCCGAGCAGCAGTCGATCGCGGAGGAGATCCTGCCCGGCGCCTCCGTGGAGGAGGCGGTCGCGCACCTCGAGGCCGACCCTGCGCGCAAGCTTCACGGCACCGAAGCGCTGCAGCGGTGGATGCAGGAGACCAGCGACCGCGCTATCGCCGAGCTCGGCGCCAGCCATTTCGACATCCCCGAGAAGATCCGGGCGCTGGAGTGCATGATCGCTCCCACCCAGGAGGGTGGGATCTACTACACAGGCCCCACCGATGACTTCTCACGCCCCGGCCGCATGTGGTGGTCGGTGCCCGAGGGTGTGACCGAGTTCGACACCTGGCGCGAGCTGACCACGGTGTACCACGAGGGCGTTCCCGGCCATCACCTGCAGATCGCGCAGGCCACCTACAACCGGGCCGAGCTGAACACGTGGCGTCGCGTACTGGCGGGCACTTCCGGACACGCAGAGGGCTGGGCGCTGTACGCGGAGCGTCTCATGCAGCAGCTGGGCTATCTCGACGATCCGGCCGACTGTCTCGGCATGCTCGACGGTCAGCGACTGCGTGCACTGCGCGTGGTGCTCGACATCGGTGTGCATCTGGGCAAGCCCCGCCTGGACGGAGACGGGGTCTGGGACCATGACTATGCGCTGGAGATGATGCGCCACAACGTGAACATGTCCGACGAGTTCCGCCAGTTCGAGGTGAACCGCTACCTGGGCTGGCCAGGGCAGGCGCCGTCGTACAAGGTCGGGCAGCGGATCTGGGAGCAGGTCCGCGACGGTGTGCACGAGCGGGAAGGCGACGCCTTCTCCTTCAAAGACTTCCACAAGCGCGCGCTCGACATCGGCGGAGTGGGGCTCGACACCCTCCGCAACGTCCTGCTCGACTGA
- a CDS encoding MFS transporter, whose protein sequence is MSGPTLSSRSSLAARLDALPFTRSHLRVLTGSGVGWALDAMDVGLISFIIAVLAQQWSLSPAETGWIASVGFIGMAIGAGVGGLLADRLGRRQVFAITLLVYGVATGASALVGGVAMLLVLRFFVGLGLGAELPVASTYVSEFAPAAIRGRLIVILEAFWAVGWTAAALIGYFVIPASEDGWRWAFALGAIPAAYALVVRWGLPESPRWLASRGRIGQADRIVSSLETDAALQRTQTIRKAPAVEPLAATASARMRTLWSPEFRLRTLSVWTVWFCVNFAYYGAFIWIPSILFAAGYDLVKSFGFTLLITLAQLPGYAVAAWLIEAWGRRITLSVFLAGSAVSAVLFGVADSQVAIIASGMALSFFNLGAWGALYAVTPEIYPTSLRATGAGWAAAVGRIASIVAPLVVPVLLARGGAPLAFVIFSAFFVVATVAAWGLVDRRGKSLDDR, encoded by the coding sequence ATGTCCGGACCAACGCTCTCGAGCCGATCCTCGCTCGCCGCACGTCTTGATGCGCTGCCGTTCACACGGTCGCATCTGCGGGTCCTGACGGGTTCCGGCGTCGGCTGGGCGCTGGATGCCATGGACGTGGGCCTGATCTCGTTCATCATCGCCGTGCTCGCCCAGCAGTGGTCGCTGTCTCCCGCGGAGACGGGCTGGATCGCCTCGGTCGGCTTCATCGGCATGGCGATCGGCGCGGGTGTCGGTGGCCTGCTGGCCGACCGCCTGGGCCGGCGACAGGTGTTCGCCATCACGCTGCTGGTCTACGGTGTGGCGACCGGAGCGAGCGCCCTGGTCGGGGGAGTGGCGATGCTGCTCGTGCTGCGCTTCTTCGTCGGGCTCGGCCTCGGTGCAGAACTGCCCGTGGCGTCGACATACGTCAGCGAGTTCGCTCCGGCGGCGATCCGGGGCAGGCTCATCGTCATCCTCGAGGCGTTCTGGGCGGTCGGCTGGACCGCCGCGGCCCTCATCGGCTACTTCGTGATCCCGGCGTCCGAAGACGGCTGGCGCTGGGCCTTCGCGCTGGGTGCCATCCCTGCCGCCTATGCGCTGGTGGTGCGGTGGGGTCTGCCCGAGTCGCCCCGCTGGCTGGCATCCCGCGGCCGCATCGGGCAGGCCGATCGGATCGTGTCCTCGCTCGAGACGGATGCCGCGCTGCAGCGGACCCAGACGATCCGCAAGGCGCCGGCGGTCGAGCCTCTGGCAGCCACGGCATCCGCGCGCATGCGCACTCTGTGGTCGCCGGAGTTCCGGCTGCGCACACTCAGCGTCTGGACGGTGTGGTTCTGCGTGAACTTCGCGTACTACGGCGCGTTCATCTGGATCCCCAGCATCCTCTTCGCCGCAGGCTACGACCTGGTGAAGTCGTTCGGCTTCACCTTGCTGATCACGCTCGCGCAGCTGCCCGGCTATGCGGTCGCGGCCTGGCTCATCGAGGCGTGGGGGCGACGTATCACGCTGTCGGTGTTCCTCGCAGGATCCGCCGTCTCCGCCGTGCTGTTCGGCGTGGCCGACAGCCAGGTCGCCATCATCGCGTCAGGCATGGCGCTGTCGTTCTTCAACCTCGGGGCGTGGGGCGCGCTGTACGCGGTCACCCCGGAGATCTATCCGACCTCGCTGCGGGCGACCGGTGCCGGGTGGGCGGCCGCGGTCGGACGGATCGCCTCGATCGTCGCCCCGCTGGTCGTGCCGGTGCTGCTCGCTCGAGGAGGTGCGCCGCTCGCGTTCGTCATCTTCTCCGCCTTCTTCGTGGTCGCCACCGTCGCTGCGTGGGGACTCGTCGACCGACGCGGAAAGTCGCTCGACGACCGTTGA
- a CDS encoding SGNH/GDSL hydrolase family protein, with the protein MAEVRFVAIGDSFTEGVGDELPDGTVRGWADIAAQGWANAAGTTIEYANLAIRGRLAWPIVEQQLEPALALRPTHLSFNAGGNDMLRPNADIEHIADAFSRVLRRCDEEGVRLIVLSGANPSGRLPMGKMVQRRGDQLSEAVIRRIEDRPDVIRALNWPDTELSRAPYWSEDRLHMNTHGHHRVAARVLHALGYEPPAEWWSPAAHPPAGPSGYTYYREFVGPWVKRRVTRTSSGDGRTAKYGAWVERNPQ; encoded by the coding sequence ATGGCGGAAGTGCGTTTCGTGGCGATCGGAGACTCGTTCACAGAGGGTGTCGGTGACGAGCTTCCCGACGGGACGGTACGCGGTTGGGCCGACATCGCCGCGCAGGGGTGGGCGAATGCCGCAGGCACAACGATCGAGTACGCCAATCTCGCCATCCGGGGACGGCTTGCCTGGCCGATCGTCGAGCAGCAGCTGGAGCCTGCGCTGGCACTGCGACCGACCCACCTGTCCTTCAACGCCGGCGGCAATGACATGCTCCGCCCGAACGCCGACATCGAGCACATCGCCGATGCGTTCTCCCGTGTGCTGCGGCGCTGCGACGAGGAGGGCGTGCGGCTGATCGTGCTGTCCGGCGCCAACCCGAGCGGACGTCTGCCGATGGGCAAGATGGTGCAGCGTCGCGGTGATCAGCTGTCCGAGGCCGTCATACGTCGCATCGAGGACCGCCCGGACGTCATCCGGGCGCTGAACTGGCCGGACACCGAGCTCTCGCGCGCACCGTACTGGTCGGAGGACCGACTGCACATGAACACGCACGGCCACCACCGGGTCGCGGCCCGCGTGCTGCACGCTCTGGGCTACGAACCGCCGGCCGAGTGGTGGTCCCCGGCCGCGCACCCGCCCGCTGGTCCCAGCGGCTACACGTACTACCGCGAGTTCGTCGGCCCCTGGGTCAAGCGGCGCGTCACCCGGACCTCGTCCGGCGATGGCCGGACGGCGAAGTACGGGGCGTGGGTCGAACGGAATCCGCAGTGA